In Cryptosporangium phraense, a genomic segment contains:
- a CDS encoding right-handed parallel beta-helix repeat-containing protein, with protein sequence MTRIGAALRLLTAAAVAAAVLIAPGPAYAAGRTFYLSPLGDDAADGQSLATAWKTLGRAGQERLRPGDSVLLQGGARFDGQLLLVQDDGGTEDAPVTIATYGTGRATIKASGLEAIKVYDAGGITIRGLDIVGDASTYDTWSGVLFYADDKVPARPSDVTLTDLDVSGFQLGIAFAGASPGRGFRNVAVTDTKVHGNRDDGLLFYGPAFDASNPSYAHSDVVIRGVTAYDNAGNPKNTATHSGSGIVLGSVRNGVIEQSSAFHNGFACASAGEGPVGIWTYDSTGVTIQRNVSYRNRTGTTADGGGFDLDQNVSDSVLQYNLSYENSGPGLLVFTARTNGALRGNTVRFNVSVGDAQGNGWYGGLTVAGQVADTAIYHNTIVTRRSAAVKLREGLTGVSIRNNVLLSQGAGAAVEAPDLTTANVRFDGNAYYRAGGGPVIKWGDGLYASVADWRADTGQGPGLDVDPKLQDPSATPSVTDPGRLTSVTQFALAGDSPAGGAGVKVASPGGVDYFGAPLAGRPVSIGAAQPATVAPADAAPGAKGRTTWLWVVAVVLLVVVGGGASVTAGVAAGRRSRRRRAVPAPRRPEAQKVPSQVGDDRQTP encoded by the coding sequence GTGACGCGGATCGGGGCGGCGCTGAGGCTTCTGACCGCGGCCGCGGTGGCCGCAGCCGTGCTGATCGCGCCCGGCCCCGCGTACGCGGCCGGACGCACGTTCTACTTGAGCCCGCTCGGCGACGACGCCGCCGACGGGCAGTCGCTGGCCACCGCCTGGAAGACGCTCGGGCGCGCCGGTCAGGAGCGGCTCCGCCCCGGCGACTCGGTGCTGCTCCAGGGCGGCGCCCGGTTCGACGGTCAGCTCCTCCTCGTCCAGGACGACGGCGGCACCGAGGACGCACCGGTCACGATCGCGACCTACGGGACCGGCCGCGCCACGATCAAGGCCTCCGGCCTCGAGGCGATCAAGGTCTACGACGCCGGCGGCATCACGATTCGCGGCCTCGACATCGTCGGCGACGCCTCCACCTACGACACGTGGAGCGGCGTCCTGTTCTACGCCGACGACAAGGTCCCGGCCCGCCCGTCGGACGTCACGCTCACCGACCTCGACGTCAGCGGCTTCCAGCTCGGCATCGCCTTCGCCGGGGCGTCCCCCGGCCGCGGCTTCCGGAACGTCGCCGTCACCGACACGAAGGTGCACGGCAACCGCGACGACGGCCTGCTCTTCTACGGCCCGGCCTTCGACGCGTCGAACCCTTCCTACGCTCATTCGGACGTCGTGATCCGCGGCGTCACGGCCTACGACAACGCCGGCAACCCGAAGAACACGGCGACGCACAGCGGCAGCGGGATCGTCCTCGGGTCGGTGCGCAACGGCGTGATCGAGCAGTCGTCGGCGTTCCACAACGGGTTCGCCTGCGCGTCGGCCGGCGAGGGCCCGGTGGGCATCTGGACCTACGACTCCACCGGCGTGACGATCCAGCGCAACGTCTCGTACCGGAACCGCACCGGCACGACCGCCGACGGCGGTGGCTTCGATCTCGATCAGAACGTCTCGGACTCGGTCCTCCAGTACAACCTGTCGTACGAGAACTCCGGCCCCGGTCTGCTGGTCTTCACGGCCCGGACGAACGGCGCGCTGAGGGGCAACACCGTGCGCTTCAACGTCAGCGTGGGGGACGCGCAGGGCAACGGCTGGTACGGCGGGCTCACCGTCGCGGGTCAGGTCGCCGACACCGCGATCTACCACAACACGATCGTCACCAGGCGGTCCGCGGCGGTGAAGCTGCGGGAGGGCCTGACCGGGGTCTCGATCCGCAACAACGTCCTGCTCTCGCAAGGCGCCGGAGCGGCCGTGGAGGCGCCCGACCTGACGACGGCGAACGTGCGGTTCGACGGAAACGCGTACTACCGGGCGGGCGGCGGACCGGTGATCAAGTGGGGAGACGGGCTCTACGCGTCGGTGGCGGACTGGCGGGCCGACACTGGTCAGGGCCCGGGCCTGGACGTCGACCCGAAGCTCCAGGACCCGTCCGCGACGCCCTCCGTCACCGACCCGGGCCGCCTGACGTCGGTGACGCAGTTCGCGCTGGCCGGCGATTCCCCGGCCGGCGGGGCCGGGGTGAAGGTCGCGTCGCCGGGCGGGGTCGACTACTTCGGAGCGCCGTTGGCCGGCCGCCCGGTGAGCATCGGAGCCGCCCAGCCGGCGACGGTCGCACCGGCGGACGCTGCGCCGGGGGCGAAGGGCCGTACGACGTGGCTGTGGGTCGTGGCGGTGGTGCTGCTGGTCGTCGTCGGGGGCGGGGCGTCGGTGACGGCGGGTGTGGCGGCCGGGCGCCGGAGCCGCCGGCGCCGGGCGGTGCCGGCACCGCGCCGCCCGGAGGCGCAGAAGGTCCCGTCCCAGGTCGGAGACGACCGCCAAACGCCGTGA